Proteins encoded in a region of the Thermocaproicibacter melissae genome:
- the secF gene encoding protein translocase subunit SecF — protein sequence MKTFHIRFYENRKIYFGISIGIMLVGLIFNIIFGTQLDVQFKGGAMIKYSYTGDVEPNKIEQAVESAIKRDVSVATNMNVKSADSDKTQNNVTLTFAGNEALSVDDQKTLLSTLQSLYPKANFKLNSSNSVDPTMGTSFFQKCIVAVIITFLLLDIYVAFRFRKIGGSAAGFFGIVALLHDVVMVYFTFIIAGIPLNDNFIAVVLTILGYSLNDTIVIYDRIRENRRLMGLKAGYAALVNTSINQTLTRSIYTAACTFVSITTVYVVGLVYNLPSVTSFALPMMVGIVTGCYSSICIAGPLYVMWENHKAKKLAAANASKGGEKAVEKPAGKAEELPAQKPQTSTSSKSAAPKAKTTGGQKKKSKSKKKKH from the coding sequence ATGAAAACATTCCATATCCGTTTCTACGAAAACAGAAAAATTTATTTTGGCATATCCATCGGCATCATGCTGGTGGGCCTCATCTTTAACATCATCTTTGGCACACAGCTTGACGTTCAGTTCAAAGGCGGTGCCATGATTAAGTATTCTTACACAGGCGATGTCGAACCTAACAAAATCGAACAGGCTGTCGAAAGTGCAATCAAACGTGATGTCTCTGTTGCGACGAACATGAATGTGAAGTCTGCGGACAGTGACAAAACGCAGAACAATGTAACGCTCACTTTTGCCGGCAACGAGGCGCTTTCGGTTGATGACCAAAAAACTTTGCTCTCAACGCTGCAATCGCTTTACCCGAAGGCAAACTTCAAACTTAACTCTTCAAACTCGGTTGACCCGACTATGGGTACGAGCTTCTTCCAGAAGTGCATTGTTGCAGTCATCATCACATTCCTTCTGCTCGATATCTACGTTGCGTTCCGTTTCCGCAAGATCGGCGGCAGTGCGGCTGGTTTCTTCGGCATTGTAGCGCTGCTGCACGATGTCGTGATGGTTTACTTTACGTTTATCATTGCAGGCATCCCGCTGAACGACAACTTCATTGCTGTTGTTCTTACCATTCTGGGTTATTCTCTGAACGACACCATCGTTATTTATGACCGTATCCGCGAGAACCGCAGGCTGATGGGCCTCAAGGCCGGGTATGCTGCGTTAGTCAACACCAGCATCAACCAGACCCTTACCCGTTCGATCTATACGGCTGCCTGCACGTTTGTGTCAATTACAACGGTTTATGTTGTTGGCTTGGTGTATAATCTCCCAAGTGTTACTTCGTTTGCCCTGCCGATGATGGTCGGTATTGTTACGGGCTGCTATTCTTCTATCTGCATAGCCGGACCTCTTTACGTCATGTGGGAGAACCACAAGGCGAAGAAGCTTGCGGCAGCAAATGCCTCCAAAGGCGGGGAAAAGGCAGTTGAAAAACCGGCTGGAAAGGCAGAGGAGCTTCCTGCACAGAAGCCTCAGACGAGCACTTCTTCCAAATCGGCTGCTCCGAAGGCGAAAACCACCGGCGGCCAAAAGAAAAAGTCAAAATCTAAGAAGAAAAAGCATTAA
- a CDS encoding aminotransferase class I/II-fold pyridoxal phosphate-dependent enzyme — protein sequence MDFTSLPKTELEKKKQSLQERYRDFQAKKLNLNMARGKPGTDQLRLSEEMLNILTSDSNLHASTGEDCRNYGLPNGLPELRTIFAQMMDVDADHVILGGNSSLNMMFDTVSLGMTKGFGGCEPWGRQDHLKFLCPSPGYDRHFAVTEYFGFELITVKMTPEGPDMDEVEEYVKDPTVKGMWCVPKYSNPTGITYSDETVRRIANLKPAAKDFRIFWDNAYCVHDLTDTPDHLLSLWDECKKAGTLENVFFFASTSKITFPGAGIAAMACGDENYKQLRRRNSFQTIGPDKLNELRHLYFLKDFNGVKAQMAKHRALLEPKFHTVLSKLEKELSGKGVATWSKPNGGYFISVDVLPGCAKRVVQLCAEAGVKLTDAGATFPYGKDPQDSNIRVAPTFPPISELEQAMELFCISVQLAAVEKLLA from the coding sequence GTGGATTTCACATCATTGCCCAAAACGGAGCTTGAGAAAAAGAAACAATCTCTGCAAGAACGTTATCGCGACTTTCAGGCGAAAAAACTGAACCTCAATATGGCTCGCGGAAAACCCGGAACGGACCAGCTTCGTCTTTCCGAGGAGATGCTGAATATTCTCACTTCGGATTCCAATTTGCACGCCTCAACGGGTGAAGATTGTCGAAATTACGGTTTGCCGAATGGCCTACCGGAACTCCGAACCATTTTTGCACAGATGATGGACGTTGATGCGGACCATGTGATACTCGGAGGCAACTCCAGCCTGAATATGATGTTCGACACCGTTTCCCTCGGGATGACGAAAGGTTTCGGCGGATGTGAACCGTGGGGCCGACAGGACCACCTGAAGTTTCTTTGCCCGTCGCCGGGATATGACCGTCATTTTGCTGTGACGGAGTATTTTGGCTTTGAGCTCATCACGGTAAAGATGACGCCGGAAGGCCCGGACATGGACGAAGTCGAGGAGTACGTCAAGGATCCCACGGTGAAAGGAATGTGGTGCGTACCGAAGTATTCCAATCCCACCGGAATTACATATTCCGATGAAACCGTGCGCCGCATCGCAAACTTGAAACCGGCCGCAAAGGATTTCCGCATTTTCTGGGATAACGCCTACTGTGTCCATGACCTTACGGATACCCCGGACCATCTGCTCAGCCTCTGGGACGAATGTAAGAAGGCTGGAACGCTGGAAAATGTATTCTTCTTTGCTTCGACCAGCAAAATCACGTTCCCGGGTGCCGGCATTGCCGCAATGGCCTGTGGGGACGAGAACTATAAGCAGCTGCGCCGCCGCAACTCATTCCAGACGATTGGCCCTGACAAGCTGAATGAGCTGCGTCATCTTTACTTCCTGAAAGATTTCAACGGGGTCAAAGCGCAGATGGCGAAACACCGTGCCTTGCTTGAACCCAAGTTCCATACGGTTCTGTCTAAGCTCGAAAAGGAGCTTTCCGGCAAGGGCGTGGCTACATGGTCGAAGCCGAACGGCGGCTATTTCATCAGCGTTGATGTCCTGCCGGGCTGTGCAAAGCGCGTCGTTCAGCTGTGCGCCGAAGCAGGCGTCAAGCTGACGGATGCCGGAGCGACTTTCCCCTATGGCAAGGATCCGCAGGATTCCAATATCCGCGTGGCACCGACCTTCCCTCCGATTTCGGAATTGGAGCAGGCCATGGAATTGTTCTGCATTTCCGTTCAGCTGGCAGCAGTCGAAAAGCTGCTCGCCTAA
- a CDS encoding preprotein translocase subunit SecD yields the protein MKRAKKPVFFIVALLILFFTYASIFGIKGKNGDNTVTYIKGVNDIRWGIDIHGGVEATFAPATSTKPTNAQMDAAESIIEQRLVLENITDYELYKDYNHSRIIVRFPWKTDEKDFDPEKSIEELAATAQVTFREGMEYTTETTGSDGEPIYKTPKGKTASTIILQGSDIVKAEPQITTNPTTGTSTYVVTLKLSSDGAKKFAEATKRLKDQIISIWMDDTMISWPKVNQVITNGECEIEGGSKGFTAAEASSLANKINAGALPFKLTVTNSNTISPTLGQSSLRAMLVAGIIAFSLVALFMLIVFRLPGFVAIISLLGQIALSFAAVSGFFPFVNSFTLTLPGIAGIILSIGMGVDANIITATRIKEELWMGKTLDSAITKGDDNSFSAIFDGNITVIIVAVILMLVFGPQNILSFMFGPSTTGSIYSFGYTLLIGIVGNFVFGVVTTRLMTRSLSAFSFARKKWLYGGPSESREALMNGGSEA from the coding sequence ATGAAGCGAGCTAAAAAACCTGTGTTCTTCATCGTTGCCCTCCTCATCCTATTTTTTACTTACGCCTCTATTTTCGGTATCAAAGGAAAAAATGGGGATAATACGGTCACCTATATCAAAGGTGTCAACGATATTAGATGGGGAATTGACATTCACGGCGGCGTAGAAGCAACCTTTGCACCGGCAACATCTACGAAGCCGACAAATGCGCAGATGGATGCTGCAGAATCAATCATTGAACAGCGTTTGGTTCTTGAAAACATTACCGACTACGAACTCTACAAAGACTACAACCACAGCCGGATTATTGTCCGTTTCCCATGGAAAACGGACGAAAAGGACTTTGATCCTGAGAAATCGATTGAAGAACTTGCCGCAACGGCGCAGGTCACTTTCCGTGAAGGCATGGAATATACAACCGAAACAACCGGTTCCGACGGTGAACCGATATACAAGACTCCAAAGGGGAAGACCGCTTCCACGATTATTCTTCAGGGAAGTGATATTGTAAAGGCTGAGCCGCAAATTACGACAAACCCGACAACCGGAACTTCGACTTATGTGGTTACCCTGAAACTCAGCTCGGATGGCGCGAAGAAATTCGCGGAAGCTACCAAAAGGCTCAAAGACCAGATCATCTCCATCTGGATGGACGACACGATGATTTCTTGGCCGAAGGTCAATCAGGTAATCACCAACGGCGAATGTGAGATTGAGGGCGGTTCCAAAGGCTTTACGGCTGCTGAGGCTTCCTCGCTTGCCAATAAGATTAATGCAGGTGCCCTTCCGTTTAAGCTGACGGTCACCAACTCCAATACCATCAGCCCGACGCTCGGCCAATCTTCGCTCAGGGCAATGCTCGTTGCAGGCATTATTGCATTTTCGCTTGTTGCGTTGTTCATGCTAATTGTTTTCCGCCTGCCGGGTTTTGTGGCAATCATTTCCCTGCTTGGGCAGATTGCTTTGTCCTTTGCGGCAGTTTCCGGTTTCTTCCCGTTTGTAAACAGCTTTACGCTGACGCTCCCCGGTATTGCTGGTATCATCCTTTCCATCGGCATGGGCGTCGACGCGAACATCATTACGGCAACCCGCATCAAGGAAGAGCTGTGGATGGGCAAAACGCTTGATAGCGCTATTACAAAAGGCGACGACAACAGCTTTTCCGCAATTTTCGACGGCAACATCACGGTCATCATCGTGGCTGTGATTTTGATGCTGGTCTTTGGCCCGCAGAACATTCTCTCGTTCATGTTCGGTCCCTCTACGACCGGTTCCATCTATTCGTTCGGCTACACGCTGCTGATCGGTATTGTGGGTAACTTCGTGTTTGGCGTTGTTACCACCCGCTTGATGACCAGATCTCTTTCAGCGTTCAGCTTTGCACGCAAGAAATGGCTGTACGGCGGGCCTTCAGAATCCCGTGAAGCTTTAATGAACGGAGGTTCTGAAGCATGA